In one Sphingobacterium daejeonense genomic region, the following are encoded:
- the yidD gene encoding membrane protein insertion efficiency factor YidD — translation MRYLNLIWEKGIKQPLKWLFIVIIRGYQIFLSPLLGASCRYSPTCSQYGKEAILKYGPFKGGWLTIKRIVRCNPWGGHGHDPVP, via the coding sequence AATCTGGGAGAAGGGAATTAAGCAGCCATTGAAATGGCTTTTTATTGTGATTATTCGGGGTTATCAAATATTCCTGTCACCTTTATTGGGCGCTAGTTGCCGCTATTCCCCAACTTGTTCACAATATGGGAAGGAGGCGATCCTAAAATATGGACCTTTTAAAGGAGGTTGGTTAACCATAAAACGTATTGTTCGCTGCAATCCATGGGGCGGGCATGGGCATGATCCAGTACCTTAG